A window of Streptomyces sp. SAI-127 contains these coding sequences:
- a CDS encoding phage holin family protein encodes MTGTTAPRPVHDEHHSVGELVGQATEQVSRLVRQEVALAKEELAEKGRRAGKGGGLLGAAGAFAYAGLLALAGTATAALSLVLSVWASALIVTAVLFVIAGVLAATGRAQLRRATPPTPEEALGSVKADVEEIRERAHR; translated from the coding sequence GTGACCGGAACCACGGCCCCCAGGCCGGTGCACGACGAACATCACTCGGTGGGCGAACTCGTCGGACAGGCCACCGAACAGGTCTCGCGGCTGGTGCGGCAGGAAGTCGCCCTCGCGAAGGAGGAGCTGGCCGAGAAGGGCCGGCGGGCCGGTAAGGGCGGCGGGCTGCTCGGTGCCGCCGGCGCCTTCGCCTACGCGGGGCTGCTCGCCCTGGCCGGAACGGCCACCGCCGCCCTCTCCCTGGTGCTGTCGGTGTGGGCCTCGGCACTGATCGTGACGGCCGTGCTGTTCGTGATCGCAGGGGTGCTCGCCGCCACCGGCCGCGCCCAGCTGCGCCGTGCCACACCCCCGACGCCCGAGGAGGCCCTCGGCAGCGTCAAGGCGGACGTCGAGGAGATCAGGGAAAGGGCGCACCGATGA
- a CDS encoding DUF3618 domain-containing protein, whose product MTDRTSGEPPVTGAKGPDELRRQIQRTRSELGDTVEELAGKMDVKGRARARAADLRDKAGAMTVQLRSSAAQAGHTVHDRATQAGHMVQDRAAKTGHKVQDRTLQAGHKVQDRTLQAGHVTQGKASQTSAALERRAEHSVPRPARPLVLAAIRHPRPTLIVGAAVATVVVVSWRYPKK is encoded by the coding sequence ATGACGGACAGGACGAGCGGCGAGCCCCCCGTGACGGGGGCCAAGGGACCCGATGAACTGCGGCGCCAGATCCAGCGCACCCGCAGCGAACTCGGCGACACGGTAGAGGAGTTGGCAGGAAAAATGGACGTGAAGGGCCGCGCACGGGCCCGTGCGGCAGACCTCAGGGACAAGGCGGGCGCGATGACCGTGCAGCTGCGCAGCAGCGCCGCACAGGCCGGTCATACCGTGCACGACCGGGCCACGCAAGCCGGACACATGGTCCAGGACAGGGCGGCGAAGACCGGTCACAAGGTCCAGGACCGGACGCTGCAGGCCGGTCACAAGGTCCAGGACCGGACGCTGCAGGCCGGCCATGTCACCCAGGGCAAGGCTTCGCAGACGAGTGCGGCGCTGGAGCGGAGGGCGGAACACAGCGTGCCCAGGCCGGCCCGGCCCCTGGTCCTGGCCGCGATACGGCATCCGCGGCCGACGCTGATCGTCGGCGCGGCAGTGGCCACGGTCGTCGTGGTGTCGTGGCGGTACCCCAAGAAGTGA
- a CDS encoding YihY/virulence factor BrkB family protein, whose product MDEQADDQPNSPSKLPARSWRAVLRRTGKELLDDELADRAAALTYYGVLSLFPALLVMVSLLGVVGQRATDKILDNIGDLAPGPARDILRDAVVQLGDSGGTGSVLAIVGLLAALWSASGYVAAFIRTSNAVYDLPEGRPVWKLTPLRLALTVTLMLMLAASALIVVFTGPLAERAGRAVGFGDAAIALWGVAKWPVLLLLVVLMIALLYWAAPNVRGRGFHWISPGSVLATLVWLAASAGFALYAANFGSYNKTYGTLAGAIVFLVWLWLTNLAILLGLEFDAELARERAIASGEAESTEEPYVEPRDTRKWPPRLRASRGR is encoded by the coding sequence ATGGACGAGCAGGCCGACGACCAGCCGAACAGCCCCTCCAAGTTGCCCGCGCGATCCTGGCGTGCGGTGCTGCGGCGCACGGGGAAGGAGTTGCTGGACGACGAACTCGCCGACCGTGCGGCGGCGTTGACGTACTACGGCGTCCTGTCGCTGTTCCCCGCCCTGCTGGTGATGGTCTCCCTGCTGGGCGTGGTGGGACAGCGCGCCACGGACAAGATCCTGGACAACATCGGGGACCTCGCGCCGGGACCGGCCCGGGACATCCTGCGGGACGCGGTGGTCCAGCTCGGCGACAGCGGCGGCACGGGCAGCGTGCTCGCGATCGTCGGCCTGCTCGCCGCGCTGTGGTCGGCGTCCGGGTACGTCGCAGCGTTCATCCGTACGTCCAACGCGGTGTACGACCTGCCCGAGGGGCGTCCGGTGTGGAAGCTGACGCCGCTGCGGCTGGCGCTGACCGTGACCTTGATGCTGATGCTGGCGGCGAGCGCGCTGATCGTGGTGTTCACGGGCCCGCTGGCCGAACGGGCGGGCAGGGCGGTGGGGTTCGGCGACGCGGCGATCGCGCTCTGGGGCGTGGCCAAGTGGCCGGTGCTGCTGCTCCTGGTCGTCCTGATGATCGCGCTGCTGTACTGGGCGGCGCCCAACGTCCGGGGCCGCGGCTTCCACTGGATCTCCCCGGGCAGTGTCCTCGCCACCCTGGTCTGGCTCGCCGCCTCCGCGGGCTTCGCTCTCTACGCCGCCAACTTCGGCTCCTACAACAAGACGTACGGCACCCTCGCCGGCGCCATCGTCTTCCTGGTGTGGCTCTGGCTGACGAACCTGGCGATCCTGCTGGGCCTGGAGTTCGACGCGGAACTGGCCCGGGAGCGGGCGATCGCCTCCGGCGAGGCCGAGTCGACGGAGGAGCCGTACGTGGAGCCCCGGGACACCCGGAAGTGGCCGCCGAGGCTGCGGGCGAGCCGCGGGCGGTGA